Part of the Natrinema caseinilyticum genome is shown below.
TTTTCGAGGGGTGCTGGGACAGACAGTGCACGCCACGATATTACATCGAAAACCACCGAGACCGAAAGCGTGACCACGAAATGGAGACGCTCGAGAAGATCGATCAGTTGGCGACAAAAATCGAAGAGGTGGGAGGACTATGAAGAAAGGAACGGGAAGCGATCCGTTCGCGGATATTCAGGACGAAGATCGGGAGGAAACGCGAGAGACGGAAGATCCGACGGACGAACGAGTCGACGACGAACCCGATTCGGAACCGGAGCAAACGACGGAAACGGAGACACCACCGACCGACGGACCATCGAATGCAGGCGATTCTGGCGCCGAAAACGGATCGAGTACACGGGACTCGATCATCGGCGAACCGCCACAAAATGGTGCGAACGACGCGGGCGTGCCCTGGGTCTACGTTCGCGATAACGTCAAGCAAGACCGGGAGATGGTGCAGTTTTATCTTCGCGATTACGTGGTCGACGCGGAGGACGAGTTCGTCGACGCGGTAAGCGAGGAGCTCGGGACTGACGTCTCGAAAACCGACGTTCGGGAGGCGGCCTACGAAGCGGCCATGTATAACGTCGACGAGGTCGTCGATCGGCTTCGGGCCTGGGGTTTCGAATCAGTGGACTAATCGACTCGTCGAACCGACCAATCCATATAGCAGCATAGGGTTTATGATGCAGGCCGTGGAGAAGGCGAGTAACTCCAAAATCGCCCGGAGGTGGGCCCGAGCGTGCCCAGAAACCGTACGAGTAGATTTCCTTCCGGTAGGCGATTTTCCAACGGTACGTAGATAACTATGGACTGCCGTCTCCACGCTGCGCGTAGCGCAATCGATGCCGATCCGCCCCCGGAACGAATCAGAAACCCCGACTCGAGGCGGGGAACCGGACGGAAAAACTACGTGACTGAAATTGTCGTCGTCTCCGACGAGCCACTCGTCAATTCCTCGATCCTCGACGTCGAGGCCGCCGTAGAGGGTCGGTCCACGAGTCGAGGTGAAGTGGGAGAGTTACGGAACGTTGGAGTCGACCAGAGATATTCGAACACGCCGAACGAGGCGAACACCGGCCCGGATACGTCACGAGGTGCGTCATTTTCGGCAAGAGACCCCTATTGACAATATTGAAATACTTTGGTGTTTTTCGTTGTCGCCAGTGGACAACCAAGTTACACCGAATGTATCGAATCGGAGTCCTTCGACGCATGAACTCCATTTCGCTATACGGAATTGTGAGCGACACGGATCGCTCGTCCGGAGCGAAACCAGGACACTGAACCTGTTCGTCCCCTGCTAGAATCGGTGCAGAGGCCGTCGCGCTTTCCGACCCGGCGCTATTTTCGAGCGACCGATGAAGAGACCGGTCGCCGGAATGACCCCCGATCGGCTCGAGTGCGCCGCGGAACGAGGACGGTTCAGAGCATCCCCGTCGGGGTCTTCGGTCCCTCCGGCGATGCCACACCTAAAAGGCGGACGGCGTTTCGGTCGAGTCGACCGCGACTGCCCTCGTGCGATCAGGAGCCGCGGTCGAAACGGGTCCATTGCAGAGTGGCTCGGTTCGCGAGAGAGGCCTACACCGGTCGGGACGTATCGCGTCACGATCGGTGTCACCATCTCGAGGTGACAGCACGCCGTACGGATCGATTCCGGGTGTCCTGCCAGGTGCAGATTTCACGGACTGCCCTCTCAATCTCGCTCGGAATGACGTGAGAGGACCGAAAGCTCCGGCGAGAGCTATAACGACCGGCGGCCGGACGCATCGGCGAGCGCCGCATAGAGCGGAAGGGTCGGAATGGCGCTCCGTGCGGGGGATTCGAAGTCGTCGAAGAAATCGATGAATCCGTCGACGGTGCCGCCGTCGATGCCAGCCCGTTCGAGATCGTCCGGTGAGAGTCGAACGCGATACGGGGTGGAGTCGACGAACGCTTCAGTGACGGCCTCGCTCTCGGCTCGAACGGCCCCGTAAGCGTCCGTCGAGAGTATCGGTCCGATATCGTTCCAGGCTCGCCGCATAAACGATGGCCACTGGGCGATTACTCTGTGAATGGTTCCCAGTCCCTCGGAAAACGGATGCGCATCCTTGATCTCCGAAATCACGTCCTGCAGTTCGGCCGGAACGTCATCGTGACCGATCATCGTGAGGCTCCGGCCCCGATCGCGGTCCAGCCACTGGGGATACGGCCCCGTGGCAGCTCGGCGCTCATCTGCCGAGTGACCGATGGGGCGTTCGGAGAGCGCTCGGTCGAGGAGTTCGAAGAGCACCGCGAGGCGAGGAGCGACGATATCCTTCGTTTCGAGTTGGCCCCGCAGTTCTCGGTACTCGCTCGGTCCCACGTCGAGTTCCTCGATCCGATAGGGACGGAGATCGAACTCGTCCGTAACGCCGGTCAGAAGGGTGTCGCGATATGCGACCGAGTACTCGGCGAAGGCCCGCGTTTCGAAGACCGGCTTTACCTGACCCCACGCGTATCGGAGAAGGTCCGGCGCGTTCGCGGAGGTGACCCGGAAGATCCAGTTGACGACGGGCGCTCGAAACGTCTCCTTGATATCGTCGTAGAGACCGGCCTGCCATCCGGTGGCCTCCTGCTCGTACAGTTGATCGCTCAGATCCATACGATTCGGTACCGTTCGGCACTCAAAGTAGTACCGGGAATTTGTTCACCGTGCGACACGTACATCGGTGCTCGCCGCGATCGGTACCTCGAAAGCCGCGTTCTCGAGTGCGATCCGTCGGCGTTCAATACCCGAGATCGAACGCCCAGTTGACCGCGAGCGCGACGGCGATGAGCGAAAGAAGGGCCATCAACACGCCGAAGGAGACGACCCAGCCGAACGCCTCGGCGAAAAAGCCGACCGAGACAGAACCGAGCGATCCGGCCGTCAGGTAGGTCGTCCGAACGAGTCCGAACCCGGCACCGCGTTCGGATTCGGTCATGTTGTCCATGAAGCGAGGCTCGACTGCGACCGCCCAACTCAGGCCGTTTGCGATCAACACGACGCCGACAGCAACGCCGACGATCCCCGGAACGGTGACGAGAAGGGACAACCCCGCGACGCTGGTTACCATGCACCCGAAGGTGGTCACGTCTCGCCCGAAGCGATCCGACATCGCACCAATGCCGGGTTTGACGACCGACTGGACGACGAAGTACACGGAGAACACGAGACCGGCGGTAGTCGCCGATTGCCCCCGATGCTCGACGAAAAACGTCGGCAGGAACGAGGCAGTTCCCTGCCAAGCGAACGCGCCGACCGACGCGATCACGACGGTAAATGCGATTTTGGGTTTGCCGAGGATCCTCGTGAATTCCTCGAGTTGTACTCGCTCTCGAAGTGGTTGTGATGGGCGATGGGGATCGGTCGGACGGACGCGGAAGACGAACAGGAGGAATATCGGGGCCGCGATGGCCACAGTGGCCGCCACAGCGGGGCGCCATCCGTATCGAACGCTGATCCACGCCACCACGACCGGTGTGACGAGCCCTGCCGCGGACGACCCGATCGTATGGACACCGATAGCGAATCCGAGGTTCTCGAACGTCCGGTCGAGAAGCGTCGTCGCTGCGCTGTAGTGGAGTCCGGCGACGGCTCCGAGCGCGATCATCGCGAGGACGAACAGGACGTAGAACGGCGACACTGCGAGCAGGAGAGTCACGACGGTCGTCCCGCCGACCGAGACGAGAACGATCGACCGTTCTCCGAACCGGTCGGCGAGGATACCGCTCGGAAATTGCATGAGTGCGTACGTCATCCACATACCTGTCATCGCGATTCCGATGATGGTTGTCCCGATCCCGAAATCGTCGGTGATGGCGGGGACGAGGGGGCTGATCGCGAGGCGTGCGACCATCGTCGCGAAAAACGCGAACGTACAGAGCGTAAGCACCGTGTGTTTGTAATGCCAGTTCATTCTGTTTCGCACGTCACCCGAACCATCGTCTGGTCCACTCCGGTGTCGCCAACGAGTATGAATATTCCGATACCGTACACTGAGCAACCAACCGACGGGACGACGATCGTCCGAACAGAGGACGGTCGGCGGAAGGCGGTTCGATCACACAGCGTCGTGCCCCTGGGACGGGACGTCGAAGCGAGAGAGACCGTTACTCGAGTCGAGAGCGACTGCACGACGTCTCAGGGAAGGCGACTGCACGACGTCTCGGGGAATCGCGATCAGCGGCGGTACGCTCGCGGTGTATCGGTAAGAGCGTCCGTGATCGGCCGTCGTCGTACGAACCGATCTGCGAGTGAACCGAATCAGTGCCAGCCACATACAGTATCTGACACACCACGAATCCGATGCCCGGTGTCGTTTCTTCGGAACAGAATACTTATCATTGTCACCCAGCAACGTTCGATCGTGGGAGACAACGCATTCGGAGGCC
Proteins encoded:
- a CDS encoding halocarboxylic acid dehydrogenase DehI family protein, with protein sequence MDLSDQLYEQEATGWQAGLYDDIKETFRAPVVNWIFRVTSANAPDLLRYAWGQVKPVFETRAFAEYSVAYRDTLLTGVTDEFDLRPYRIEELDVGPSEYRELRGQLETKDIVAPRLAVLFELLDRALSERPIGHSADERRAATGPYPQWLDRDRGRSLTMIGHDDVPAELQDVISEIKDAHPFSEGLGTIHRVIAQWPSFMRRAWNDIGPILSTDAYGAVRAESEAVTEAFVDSTPYRVRLSPDDLERAGIDGGTVDGFIDFFDDFESPARSAIPTLPLYAALADASGRRSL
- a CDS encoding MFS transporter, with translation MNWHYKHTVLTLCTFAFFATMVARLAISPLVPAITDDFGIGTTIIGIAMTGMWMTYALMQFPSGILADRFGERSIVLVSVGGTTVVTLLLAVSPFYVLFVLAMIALGAVAGLHYSAATTLLDRTFENLGFAIGVHTIGSSAAGLVTPVVVAWISVRYGWRPAVAATVAIAAPIFLLFVFRVRPTDPHRPSQPLRERVQLEEFTRILGKPKIAFTVVIASVGAFAWQGTASFLPTFFVEHRGQSATTAGLVFSVYFVVQSVVKPGIGAMSDRFGRDVTTFGCMVTSVAGLSLLVTVPGIVGVAVGVVLIANGLSWAVAVEPRFMDNMTESERGAGFGLVRTTYLTAGSLGSVSVGFFAEAFGWVVSFGVLMALLSLIAVALAVNWAFDLGY